From Nyctibius grandis isolate bNycGra1 chromosome 27, bNycGra1.pri, whole genome shotgun sequence, one genomic window encodes:
- the RHOC gene encoding rho-related GTP-binding protein RhoC isoform X2 codes for MKTMAAIRKKLVIVGDGACGKTCLLIVFSKDQFPEVYVPTVFENYIADIEVDGKQVELALWDTAGQEDYDRLRPLSYPDTDVILMCFSIDSPDSLENIPEKWTPEVKHFCPNVPIILVGNKKDLRNDEHTRRELAKMKQEPVKPEEGRDMANRINAFGYLECSAKTKEGVREVFEMATRAGLQVRKNKRRRGCPLL; via the exons ATGAAAA CGATGGCGGCCATCAGGAAGAAGCTGGTGATCGTGGGGGACGGTGCCTGCGGAAAGACGTGTCTGCTGATCGTGTTCAGCAAGGACCAGTTCCCCGAGGTCTACGTCCCGACGGTGTTCGAGAACTACATCGCTGACATAGAGGTAGACGGGAAGCAG GTGGAGCTGGCCCTGTGGGACACGGCGGGACAGGAGGACTACGACAGGCTGCGGCCCCTCTCGTACCCGGACACAGACGTTATCCTCATGTGCTTTTCTATCGACAGCCCGGACAGCCTCG AGAACATCCCCGAGAAGTGGACGCCGGAGGTGAAGCACTTCTGCCCCAACGTGCCCATCATCCTGGTGGGGAACAAGAAGGACCTGCGGAACGACGAGCACACGCGGCGCGAGCTGGCGAAGATGAAGCAG GAGCCGGTGAAGCCGGAGGAGGGGAGGGACATGGCCAACAGGATCAACGCCTTCGGCTACCTCGAGTGCTCGGCCAAGACGAAGGAGGGCGTGCGGGAGGTCTTCGAGATGGCCACGCGTGCGGGCCTGCAGGTCCGGAAGAACAAGCGGCGCAGAGGCTGCCCGCTGCTGTGA
- the RHOC gene encoding rho-related GTP-binding protein RhoC isoform X1: protein MSFGEGAMAAIRKKLVIVGDGACGKTCLLIVFSKDQFPEVYVPTVFENYIADIEVDGKQVELALWDTAGQEDYDRLRPLSYPDTDVILMCFSIDSPDSLENIPEKWTPEVKHFCPNVPIILVGNKKDLRNDEHTRRELAKMKQEPVKPEEGRDMANRINAFGYLECSAKTKEGVREVFEMATRAGLQVRKNKRRRGCPLL, encoded by the exons ATGTCCTTTGGAGAAGGAG CGATGGCGGCCATCAGGAAGAAGCTGGTGATCGTGGGGGACGGTGCCTGCGGAAAGACGTGTCTGCTGATCGTGTTCAGCAAGGACCAGTTCCCCGAGGTCTACGTCCCGACGGTGTTCGAGAACTACATCGCTGACATAGAGGTAGACGGGAAGCAG GTGGAGCTGGCCCTGTGGGACACGGCGGGACAGGAGGACTACGACAGGCTGCGGCCCCTCTCGTACCCGGACACAGACGTTATCCTCATGTGCTTTTCTATCGACAGCCCGGACAGCCTCG AGAACATCCCCGAGAAGTGGACGCCGGAGGTGAAGCACTTCTGCCCCAACGTGCCCATCATCCTGGTGGGGAACAAGAAGGACCTGCGGAACGACGAGCACACGCGGCGCGAGCTGGCGAAGATGAAGCAG GAGCCGGTGAAGCCGGAGGAGGGGAGGGACATGGCCAACAGGATCAACGCCTTCGGCTACCTCGAGTGCTCGGCCAAGACGAAGGAGGGCGTGCGGGAGGTCTTCGAGATGGCCACGCGTGCGGGCCTGCAGGTCCGGAAGAACAAGCGGCGCAGAGGCTGCCCGCTGCTGTGA
- the RHOC gene encoding rho-related GTP-binding protein RhoC isoform X3, which yields MAAIRKKLVIVGDGACGKTCLLIVFSKDQFPEVYVPTVFENYIADIEVDGKQVELALWDTAGQEDYDRLRPLSYPDTDVILMCFSIDSPDSLENIPEKWTPEVKHFCPNVPIILVGNKKDLRNDEHTRRELAKMKQEPVKPEEGRDMANRINAFGYLECSAKTKEGVREVFEMATRAGLQVRKNKRRRGCPLL from the exons ATGGCGGCCATCAGGAAGAAGCTGGTGATCGTGGGGGACGGTGCCTGCGGAAAGACGTGTCTGCTGATCGTGTTCAGCAAGGACCAGTTCCCCGAGGTCTACGTCCCGACGGTGTTCGAGAACTACATCGCTGACATAGAGGTAGACGGGAAGCAG GTGGAGCTGGCCCTGTGGGACACGGCGGGACAGGAGGACTACGACAGGCTGCGGCCCCTCTCGTACCCGGACACAGACGTTATCCTCATGTGCTTTTCTATCGACAGCCCGGACAGCCTCG AGAACATCCCCGAGAAGTGGACGCCGGAGGTGAAGCACTTCTGCCCCAACGTGCCCATCATCCTGGTGGGGAACAAGAAGGACCTGCGGAACGACGAGCACACGCGGCGCGAGCTGGCGAAGATGAAGCAG GAGCCGGTGAAGCCGGAGGAGGGGAGGGACATGGCCAACAGGATCAACGCCTTCGGCTACCTCGAGTGCTCGGCCAAGACGAAGGAGGGCGTGCGGGAGGTCTTCGAGATGGCCACGCGTGCGGGCCTGCAGGTCCGGAAGAACAAGCGGCGCAGAGGCTGCCCGCTGCTGTGA